AAATTGGCCCCGCCACCTGTAGCGCCAATACGTTAGACATCAACCCCATCACGGCAAGCAATGCAAAACACACAAAAAGAGGCCACGACGCGTTACTTAAATAAGAAGCGATTTTTGTGCCTGCAGGCACCGGTGCTTTCCCTGCATTAATGCGATCATAAACCGATTGCGCATGTTGAATTTCTTCCCGTGTGGCCTTACGACGAACCGACTCATAACCCACAACACGACTTCCATCAAGCAAAGGGCTGACGTGCGCACTTACCCAATAATGATCACCATTTTCACAACGGTTTTTCACTAAGCCCATCCAGCTTTTACCTTGCTTAAGGTTCACCCACATGTCGGCAAACACCGCAGAAGGTACATCAGGGTGACGAATTACGTTGTGTGGCGCTCCTATCAAGGCATCGCTTTTGTAGCCTGCCACTTCACAAAAGTGATCATTGACAAAAGTAATACGCCCTTTAACATCCGTGCTAGAAACAAGAGAATAATGGCTTGGGAAATCATTCTCTTTGTTGGTGACTGGCATTTTTCGCATAAACGGCTCTCAATTCTAATTATTATGCCACCGATTTTAAAGTGACACCTTTTCATTCCCTATGTCTTAAATCAATAATAAGTCACAAAGGGCACTTGTTATTATGATTAACAAAATACACCAATTAAACACTAGTCGTCATCAAAATCTCGGTAAGCGTCAGGAGCAAGATCTTCAAAACGCGTATATTTACCAACAAAGGCCAATCGACAAGTACCTATTGGACCGTTACGCTGCTTACCAATGATAATTTCCGCGATACCCTTATGAGGTGTATCTTCATGGTACACCTCATCGCGATACACGAAGGAAATCACATCCGCATCCTGCTCGATCGCACCTGATTCACGTAAATCTGAGTTTACCGGACGCTTGTTCGGACGGTTTTCTAAGCTACGGTTAAGCTGAGACAGAGCAACAACGGGGCACTCCATCTCTTTCGCTAGTGCTTTAAGAGAACGTGAAATTTCCGAGATTTCATTAGTACGACCTTCGGTAAAACCTGGAATCTGCATCAACTGAAGATAATCGACCATGATCATAGCAACACCACCATGCTCACGCACAATACGCCGCACGCGAGAGCGCATCTCGGTCGGACTGATGCCACCCGTATCATCAATAAAAAGCTTACGATCTTTCAGCATTTTTACCGCTGACATCAGCTTGTCCCAGTCCTCTTGAACCAATTGACCCGAACGCATTCGAGTTTGATCAATTCGCCCCAAAGACGACAGCATACGCATCATGAGCTGTTCAGAAGGCATTTCCAGACTGAACACAATCACCGGCTTGTCACTAATCATGGTGGCATTTTCTACCAAATTCATTGCAAACGTGGTTTTACCCATCGAAGGACGACCCGCCACAATGATAAGATCGGATTTCTGCATCCCCGCCGTCATGGCATCCAAATCTGTAAACCCCGTACTCAGGCCGGTAATCGCACCATCTTGATGATACAACTCATCGATTTTATCCACCGTCGCACTGAGAATGTCAGCCGCAATTCTAGGACCGCCTTTTTTGCTACCGCCCTCAGCGATTTGAAAGATTTTTCGTTCAGCCTCATCCAATACTTCCGCCGCGGTTAATCCTTCTGGATAAAAAGCACGGGCAGAAATATCGTTTGTGGTAGAAATGAGACGACGTAGAATAGATCGCTCACGAACAATATCAGCGTAAGAGCCTATGTTTGAGGCGCTAGGAGTGGCTTGCGCTACCTCAATTAAATAGGCCATTCCACCGATGGATTCCAAATCACCGCGTTTGTCTAATCGCTCACCAATGGTCACCACATCGATCGGCTCAGATTCATCGGCAAGTCGAGCGATAACCGTAAAGATGAGTTTGTGCTCAGGACGATAAAAGTCATCCGCGATAACCAACTCAGAGACTTTTTCCCATGCCTCTGGGTCGAGCATCAAGCCACCCACAACAGAGCGCTCAGCCTCAATTGAATAAGGCGGCAATTTAATAGAAGCGACTTCGGAATCATGTAGTTGCACGCAAAATACCCACAGAAAAACAATAAAAACACAGAAATATTAGCTTATCATGCTAATAAAAAAAGGGCATCTCACAAAGCAAGATACCCTTTTCATATGCGTGAAAGACTTGCGTCTTTCTTAAGCAATTTGCGAAAGCAAATTACTCAGCGATTACAGACAAAGTCACCGTTACAACCACTTCAGAATGAAGCTGAACGTCTACTTCGAAAGAACCTGTGTGACGAATCGCACCTTCTGGAAGGCGGATTTCTGCTTTTTCTACCGCAACTTGCGCAGAGATAGCATCAGCAATATCACGAGTACCGATTGAACCAAAAAGCTTACCTTCATCACCTGCGTTGGCCGCGATAGTGAAAGTTTTACCTTCTAATGTCAAAGCACGAGCTTCTGCAGCGTTTTTACGCTCTGCCGCTTGCGCTTCTAGTTCAACACGACGCTCTTCAAAGCTAGCCAAGTTAGCTTTAGTCGCCATTACAGCTTTTTTATTCGGAATCAAAAAGTTACGAGCATAACCTGGTTTGACAACTGCAAGGTCACCAATACCGCCTAGCTTGTTTACTTTGTCGAGTAGAATAACTTCCATCTCGATCACCTCTAATTAATCATTCGCTATCACTTGAGTTGGACGCTTTACCTCGGATCCTCGAACGAATATCCACAAAACTGTCAATCACGCAAAGCATGACCAAAATATTTGCAAAGTACACGTTTAGTACAAAGAACCCCACAAGATAAAATGCAATCAGTCCAACAACCCCAATTTCTTTTTTTGCTAGAACACCGTGTATCAGAGCAAGCCCCGGCAACACCAACGCAGGAATTGCCGCTTGGGAAAACACAGAAAAGGATCCACCAAGGCTTTCACCAATAAGAACCATTCCACCCAAAACCAAACTAAACGCTATTGGTAATCTTAACTGATGAAACTCAGTGCGTAATCCACCTGGATTGTAGAGTCCTGCTTGCCATTTCCTTGCCAAAAACAAGGATACAATCGCAATCACCACTTGGAAAATGGATATCGCCACCACCGCCTGGCTGAAAATTAATTCTCTATCAGGGCTTTCAACGTCTTCAGATAGTAAGACTTTTTGAACTAACGTTACCGCCATATCCAAAACATCTGCCATTAGAATGGGTTGAAACAAAGTATTAAAAACGGCCAGAAAACTGCCCGCTAACAACACCCAACTCCACGATGTAGTTGACCTGAGCAAGCAACCCAACAACATCACATTAAACAAGACCATCAGTGCCGTTGCATCACCTTGGATTATCCACAGCACAAGTGCTGGCAAACAACCCCAAACTAATACCGGTATTCCTTCTTTTACACCTTGACGAAGCACCACCAATCCTAAGATCGCAGCGGCTAACCAAAACATCATAGGGATAAGACCAAACACCATCACACCAATAATGGCATTCAGACGTTTTTTCATTACCCATTTAGCTAAACCGCTCATAAATGTGCTTCTTCCAACCTATTAATTAAAATGGCTGTCAGTGTAAGGAAGTAAAGCAATATAACGAGCGCGTTTGATCGCAGTCGCTAGCTGACGCTGGTAACGTGCCTTAGTGCCAGTAATACGGCTAGGAACGATTTTACCCGTTTCAGTGATGTAACCTTTTAGTGTGTCTAGATCTTTGTAATCGATCTGTTTAACGCCTTCTGCTGTAAAGCGGCAGAATTTACGACGACGGAAAAAACGAGCCATGAGTGTCTCCTAATAAAAATAAATTAATCTTCAGATTCTTCAGATACGTCTTCAGAATTATCGTTATTACGCTCTTCACGCTGAGGAGCTGGACGACGATCTTCACGACCTTCAGAAGCTTTAATAGGAGATACGTCAGTCACCGCATCTTTGCAACGAATCACCAAGTTACGAATGATGGCATCGTTGTAGCGGAAAGTGTCGTTTAATTCAGACAAAACACTATCAGAACACTCAATGTTCATAAGAACATAGTGTGCTTTGTGAATTTTGTTAATTGGGTAAGCTAGTTGACGACGGCCCCAATCTTCAAGACGGTGAACTTGACCACCATCTTCAGTGATAAGATTCGTGTAACGCTCTACCATTGCTGGTACTTGTTCGCTTTGATCTGGGTGAACCAGAAAGACGATTTCATAATGACGCATTTAAGCTCTCCTTATGGATTCTAGTCTCTACGCTCCCCCTGTTACGAAGCCTTGAGACAAGGAGTATAGATTTACAGGGAGGCGCATTATATAGCACGAATGAACATCAAGTAAACGAATTCAATCGTCCAAGCCGCAATCTATTCAACAAACGCCATTCATTGAACGGTATCTTGCTAAACAGCAGCATCCAAATGACATTGTCGATAAAATATTTTACAGGTCCATTTTTAGTCAATAGAATCGGGACCCATGGCTACCCCCTAATAATTTACGGATACGGACATCATGAAAAAAACCCTTTCTCTTCTGCTTCTGTCCACCCCCTTTATAGCGCAAGCCGATGTCACTATTGGTGTGCTTGGCATGACATCACAGTCCATCTACTCAGGGGTGGACACAAGCACAAAATGGCTTCCAAATATCAGCTATGAAGGTGAGCATTTATACTTTCGCTATCCTGATATTGGCTACCGCCTAACGCCAAAACGCGCTGTGCAAAGCTTCGCAATAGGTTTGTCTTACGACCCGGCAGCGTTTGATCCAAGTGACTCTGATAATTCAGACATACAAGCACTAGAAGAAAGAGACGACGCGGCTCTTGCCTTTGCCAGCTATCGCTTAGGGCCCATCTCAGCCAAGTTGGCACAAGATGTCAGCGGTGCACATAATGGCTTTACTGCGCAAATCGGGGTCGGTTATCCAATCCCAGCGGGGAACTGGAAATTCATCCCAACGATTTCATACCACTATGTAGACGCTAATATGAGTCAGCATTTGTATGGCGTCTCTCAAAGCGAATCCACCAGCACTGGCGGTGCAATAGCGGCTTACACACCAGGGTCAACATCCCATATAAAATATGGCGTCAGAGGCTTTTACCCCTTTTCAGAGCGCTTACAATTAATTATTAATGTGAGCCATACTCGATACAACAAGGACATAGTAAGCAGCCCCATCGCGGAAAACGACCGGGTTACCTCAGTCTTGGCAGGCATTAATTTTTCTTTTTGA
The sequence above is a segment of the Marinomonas sp. IMCC 4694 genome. Coding sequences within it:
- the dnaB gene encoding replicative DNA helicase, which encodes MQLHDSEVASIKLPPYSIEAERSVVGGLMLDPEAWEKVSELVIADDFYRPEHKLIFTVIARLADESEPIDVVTIGERLDKRGDLESIGGMAYLIEVAQATPSASNIGSYADIVRERSILRRLISTTNDISARAFYPEGLTAAEVLDEAERKIFQIAEGGSKKGGPRIAADILSATVDKIDELYHQDGAITGLSTGFTDLDAMTAGMQKSDLIIVAGRPSMGKTTFAMNLVENATMISDKPVIVFSLEMPSEQLMMRMLSSLGRIDQTRMRSGQLVQEDWDKLMSAVKMLKDRKLFIDDTGGISPTEMRSRVRRIVREHGGVAMIMVDYLQLMQIPGFTEGRTNEISEISRSLKALAKEMECPVVALSQLNRSLENRPNKRPVNSDLRESGAIEQDADVISFVYRDEVYHEDTPHKGIAEIIIGKQRNGPIGTCRLAFVGKYTRFEDLAPDAYRDFDDD
- the rplI gene encoding 50S ribosomal protein L9, producing the protein MEVILLDKVNKLGGIGDLAVVKPGYARNFLIPNKKAVMATKANLASFEERRVELEAQAAERKNAAEARALTLEGKTFTIAANAGDEGKLFGSIGTRDIADAISAQVAVEKAEIRLPEGAIRHTGSFEVDVQLHSEVVVTVTLSVIAE
- the rpsR gene encoding 30S ribosomal protein S18, with the protein product MARFFRRRKFCRFTAEGVKQIDYKDLDTLKGYITETGKIVPSRITGTKARYQRQLATAIKRARYIALLPYTDSHFN
- the rpsF gene encoding 30S ribosomal protein S6 codes for the protein MRHYEIVFLVHPDQSEQVPAMVERYTNLITEDGGQVHRLEDWGRRQLAYPINKIHKAHYVLMNIECSDSVLSELNDTFRYNDAIIRNLVIRCKDAVTDVSPIKASEGREDRRPAPQREERNNDNSEDVSEESED
- a CDS encoding MipA/OmpV family protein, coding for MKKTLSLLLLSTPFIAQADVTIGVLGMTSQSIYSGVDTSTKWLPNISYEGEHLYFRYPDIGYRLTPKRAVQSFAIGLSYDPAAFDPSDSDNSDIQALEERDDAALAFASYRLGPISAKLAQDVSGAHNGFTAQIGVGYPIPAGNWKFIPTISYHYVDANMSQHLYGVSQSESTSTGGAIAAYTPGSTSHIKYGVRGFYPFSERLQLIINVSHTRYNKDIVSSPIAENDRVTSVLAGINFSF